From one Bacteroides fragilis NCTC 9343 genomic stretch:
- a CDS encoding ABC transporter permease produces MNGTNLFKIALRALNNNKLRAFLTMLGIIIGVASVITMLAIGQGSKKSIQAQISEMGSNMIMIHPGADMRGGVRQDPSAMQTLKLTDYETLRDETSFLAAVSPNVSSSGQLIAGNNNYPSSVNGVGTEYLEIRQLSIDNGEMFSEADIQSSAKVCVIGKTIVDNLFPDGEDPVGRIVRFSKIPFRVVGVLKSKGYNSMGMDQDDIVLAPYTTVMKRLLAQTYLQGIYASALSEDMTDNATEEITELLRRNHKLKEADDDDFTIRSQQELSSMLNSTTDLMTTLLACIAGISLVVGGIGIMNIMYVSVTERTREIGLRMSVGARGVDILSQFLIEAILISITGGLIGVIIGCGASWVVKSVAHWPIFIQPWSVFLSFAVCTVTGVFFGWYPAKKAADLDPIEAIRYE; encoded by the coding sequence ATGAACGGAACCAATTTATTTAAAATAGCTTTGCGCGCCTTGAATAACAACAAGTTGCGCGCGTTCCTTACGATGCTGGGGATCATCATCGGTGTGGCATCCGTCATCACCATGCTCGCCATCGGCCAGGGATCAAAGAAAAGTATCCAGGCACAAATCTCCGAGATGGGCTCCAATATGATTATGATTCATCCGGGAGCAGACATGCGCGGAGGTGTTCGCCAGGACCCCAGTGCCATGCAGACACTGAAACTGACCGACTACGAAACATTGCGGGATGAAACCAGCTTTCTGGCTGCGGTCAGTCCTAATGTTTCCAGTTCCGGGCAGTTGATTGCAGGCAACAACAACTATCCGTCATCCGTGAATGGCGTGGGAACGGAGTATCTGGAAATTCGACAGCTCTCGATAGACAATGGAGAGATGTTCAGCGAAGCCGATATCCAGTCGAGCGCCAAGGTATGCGTGATAGGAAAAACCATTGTAGACAATCTTTTCCCCGATGGAGAAGATCCTGTAGGACGCATTGTCCGGTTCAGCAAAATACCGTTCCGTGTAGTAGGCGTACTGAAATCCAAGGGATACAACTCTATGGGTATGGACCAGGACGACATCGTACTGGCACCCTACACCACCGTGATGAAGCGTCTGCTGGCACAGACCTATCTGCAAGGTATCTACGCTTCTGCCCTTTCGGAAGACATGACGGACAATGCTACGGAAGAGATTACCGAACTTCTCCGCCGCAATCACAAGTTGAAAGAGGCGGATGACGATGATTTCACCATCCGGAGCCAGCAGGAATTGAGCAGCATGCTCAACTCTACCACCGACCTGATGACCACACTGCTCGCCTGCATTGCCGGCATATCGCTCGTAGTAGGCGGCATCGGCATCATGAATATCATGTACGTCAGCGTCACAGAGCGTACCCGTGAGATCGGTCTGCGCATGTCGGTCGGTGCACGTGGCGTCGACATCCTGAGCCAATTCCTGATAGAAGCCATCCTGATCAGCATCACCGGAGGCCTTATCGGAGTAATCATCGGCTGCGGTGCCAGCTGGGTTGTGAAAAGTGTCGCCCATTGGCCCATCTTCATCCAACCCTGGAGCGTATTCCTGTCGTTTGCGGTTTGTACCGTCACCGGAGTATTCTTCGGATGGTATCCGGCCAAGAAAGCCGCCGACCTCGATCCGATCGAGGCAATCCGATACGAATAA
- a CDS encoding ABC transporter ATP-binding protein, which produces MNKTVIELQNIKRNFQVGDETVHALRGVSFTITEGEFVTIMGTSGSGKSTLLNTLGCLDTPTSGEYLLDGISVRTMSKPQRAILRNRKIGFVFQSYNLLPKTTAVENVELPLMYNSGVSASERRRRAIEALQAVGLGERLEHKSNQMSGGQMQRVAIARALVNNPAVILADEATGNLDTRTSFEILVLFQKLHAEGRTIIFVTHNPEIAQYSSRNIVLRDGQVKEDSTNPDILSAAEALAALPVQEE; this is translated from the coding sequence ATGAACAAAACAGTCATCGAACTTCAGAATATCAAACGTAACTTCCAGGTGGGAGACGAAACCGTTCACGCATTGCGCGGGGTTTCGTTCACCATCACCGAAGGAGAGTTTGTCACCATTATGGGTACGTCCGGTTCGGGCAAATCAACGCTACTGAATACGCTGGGTTGCCTCGACACACCTACCAGCGGAGAATATCTGCTGGATGGAATCTCGGTACGTACCATGAGCAAACCTCAGCGTGCCATATTGCGCAACCGAAAGATAGGCTTTGTCTTCCAAAGTTACAATCTGCTGCCAAAGACGACTGCTGTGGAAAATGTAGAACTCCCGCTGATGTATAATTCGGGAGTCAGCGCTTCCGAACGGCGGCGGCGCGCCATTGAGGCGCTGCAAGCCGTAGGACTGGGCGAACGGTTGGAACACAAATCCAATCAGATGTCCGGCGGACAGATGCAACGTGTAGCCATCGCCCGTGCGTTGGTCAATAATCCGGCAGTCATCCTTGCGGACGAGGCAACCGGTAACCTGGATACACGCACTTCGTTCGAGATCCTGGTACTGTTTCAGAAACTGCATGCCGAAGGCCGCACAATCATATTTGTAACGCACAATCCGGAAATAGCCCAATACAGCAGCCGTAACATCGTGTTGCGCGACGGACAAGTCAAGGAAGACAGCACTAACCCGGACATTCTTTCCGCAGCCGAAGCACTGGCCGCTCTGCCGGTACAAGAAGAATAA
- a CDS encoding efflux RND transporter periplasmic adaptor subunit, whose protein sequence is MKKKKIILIAVSLAILAGGGVWLFGGSTAKHKVTYATATVSKGEISESVTATGTIEPVTEVEVGTQVSGIIDKIYVDYNAAVTKGQLIAEMDRVTLQSELASQRATYSGAKAEYEYQKKNYERNKGLHEKGLISDTDYEQSLYNYEKAKSSFESSQASLAKAERNLSYATITSPIDGVVISRDVEEGQTVASGFETPTLFTIAADLTQMQVVADVDEADIGGVEEGQRATFTVDAYPNDVFEGIVTQIRLGDASSTSTSSSSTTVVTYEVVISAHNPDLKLKPRLTANVTIYTLDRKDVLSVPARALRFTPEKPLIGDNDIVKDCEGEHKIWTREGNTFTAHPVQIGITNGINTEITQGASEGMVVVTEATIGNMPGGNVSPEGGQEGGGEQSPFMPSHPGSKKKGK, encoded by the coding sequence ATGAAGAAGAAAAAGATCATTCTTATTGCCGTAAGCCTCGCCATACTGGCAGGCGGAGGGGTTTGGCTCTTTGGCGGTTCTACGGCCAAGCACAAAGTGACCTATGCCACGGCAACCGTAAGCAAAGGCGAGATATCGGAGTCGGTAACCGCCACAGGAACTATCGAACCGGTAACAGAAGTAGAAGTCGGTACACAGGTATCCGGAATTATCGACAAAATCTATGTGGACTATAACGCGGCAGTGACCAAGGGACAACTTATCGCTGAGATGGACCGTGTGACACTGCAAAGTGAACTCGCCTCTCAACGTGCCACCTACAGTGGTGCAAAGGCGGAATACGAATACCAAAAGAAGAACTATGAGCGCAACAAAGGGTTGCACGAAAAGGGGCTGATCAGCGATACCGATTACGAGCAATCGCTCTACAACTACGAGAAGGCCAAAAGCTCGTTCGAAAGCAGCCAGGCTTCACTGGCCAAGGCAGAACGCAACCTGTCCTATGCCACCATTACTTCTCCGATCGATGGCGTTGTCATCAGCCGGGATGTGGAAGAAGGACAAACGGTGGCTTCCGGATTCGAGACACCGACTTTGTTTACCATCGCAGCCGACCTGACCCAGATGCAGGTAGTGGCCGACGTAGATGAAGCCGATATAGGCGGCGTGGAAGAAGGACAACGGGCCACATTTACCGTAGATGCCTATCCGAACGATGTTTTCGAAGGAATAGTGACCCAAATCCGTCTGGGAGACGCAAGCAGTACCAGCACCAGCAGCTCGTCTACTACCGTAGTCACATACGAAGTAGTGATCTCCGCCCATAACCCGGACCTGAAACTGAAACCCCGCCTGACGGCTAATGTCACGATCTACACACTGGACAGAAAGGACGTGCTCTCTGTACCGGCACGTGCACTCCGCTTCACACCGGAGAAACCCCTGATCGGCGATAATGACATAGTGAAGGACTGTGAGGGCGAACATAAAATATGGACACGTGAAGGAAATACTTTCACGGCACACCCCGTGCAGATAGGGATCACTAACGGCATCAATACGGAAATCACCCAAGGTGCTTCCGAAGGCATGGTAGTTGTCACCGAAGCCACCATTGGAAATATGCCGGGCGGCAATGTATCGCCTGAAGGCGGACAGGAAGGCGGAGGAGAACAAAGTCCGTTTATGCCTAGCCATCCGGGCAGCAAGAAGAAAGGAAAATAA
- a CDS encoding TolC family protein encodes MTNVKRITLITVCLAAILPGNGLWAQQTEATGTTQTADSVSMPAQWDLQSCIDYALQQNISIRRNRINAQSTQVDVKTAKAALFPSLSFSSSQNLVNRPYQESSSIISGSEVLKSSNKTTYNGNYGLNAQWTVYNGSKRLKTIEQEKLNNRVADLDVATSENDIEQSIAQVYIQILYAAESVKVNENTLQVSEAQRDRGKQLLDAGSIARSDYAQLEAQVSTDRYQLVTAQATLQDYKLQLKQLLELDGEQEMQVYLPALGDENVLSPLPTKTDVFRSAVALRPEIEASKLSVEASELGIGIAKSGYLPSVSLTAGIGTNHTSGSDFTFGEQVKNGWNNSIGLSISVPIFNNRQTKSAVEKAKLQYQTSQLTLLDEQKTLYKTIEGLWLDANSAQQRYAAAIEKLHSTQTSYELVSEQFNVGMKNTVELLTEKNNLLQAQQELLQSKYMAILNTQLLKFYQGDKITL; translated from the coding sequence ATGACGAACGTAAAAAGAATCACCCTAATAACAGTCTGCCTGGCAGCTATCTTGCCCGGCAACGGATTGTGGGCACAACAGACGGAAGCTACCGGAACAACGCAAACCGCCGACTCGGTATCCATGCCCGCGCAATGGGATCTGCAGAGCTGCATCGACTATGCCTTGCAGCAAAACATCAGCATCCGTCGTAACCGGATCAATGCGCAGAGCACACAGGTGGACGTAAAGACAGCCAAAGCGGCCCTCTTCCCCAGCCTCTCGTTCTCCAGCAGCCAAAATCTGGTGAACCGTCCCTACCAAGAGTCCAGCAGCATTATCAGTGGCTCGGAAGTACTGAAGAGCAGCAACAAGACCACCTACAACGGAAACTACGGACTGAACGCGCAATGGACCGTATATAACGGCAGTAAACGCCTGAAAACAATCGAACAGGAGAAGCTTAACAACCGCGTGGCAGACCTCGATGTAGCCACTTCGGAAAATGATATCGAGCAATCGATCGCCCAGGTATATATTCAGATTCTCTATGCTGCCGAATCAGTCAAGGTGAACGAAAACACCCTGCAAGTATCCGAAGCCCAACGGGACCGTGGCAAACAACTGCTGGATGCGGGAAGCATTGCCCGGAGCGACTATGCCCAGTTGGAAGCCCAAGTCAGCACCGACCGCTATCAACTGGTGACCGCACAGGCCACACTTCAGGACTATAAGTTGCAACTGAAGCAACTCCTCGAACTGGACGGCGAACAGGAAATGCAGGTCTATCTGCCTGCATTGGGTGACGAAAATGTACTGTCGCCCCTCCCCACCAAAACGGATGTCTTTCGTTCCGCTGTGGCCCTCCGCCCGGAAATAGAGGCAAGCAAGCTCAGTGTAGAGGCATCGGAACTGGGGATCGGAATCGCCAAATCGGGATATCTGCCCAGCGTCAGCCTGACAGCCGGTATCGGTACCAACCATACCAGCGGAAGCGACTTCACCTTCGGCGAGCAAGTGAAAAACGGATGGAACAACTCCATCGGACTCAGCATCAGTGTCCCAATCTTTAACAACCGACAGACCAAAAGTGCCGTAGAAAAAGCCAAACTTCAGTATCAGACCAGTCAACTGACTCTGCTCGACGAACAGAAAACATTGTATAAAACCATCGAAGGACTATGGCTCGACGCCAACAGCGCCCAGCAGCGATATGCGGCAGCCATAGAGAAATTGCACAGCACACAGACCAGCTATGAACTGGTCAGCGAGCAATTTAATGTCGGAATGAAAAATACCGTGGAGCTTCTGACCGAAAAAAACAATCTGCTACAGGCACAGCAAGAGCTGTTACAGTCTAAGTACATGGCTATTCTGAATACACAATTGCTGAAGTTCTACCAGGGAGATAAGATAACACTGTAG
- a CDS encoding DUF4492 domain-containing protein, translated as MKNTLLHIWNFYVEGFRSMTLGRTLWLIILVKLFIMFFILRLFFFPNFLSSQPTDKDKGEYVAGELIERGQ; from the coding sequence ATGAAGAATACACTGCTCCACATCTGGAATTTCTATGTAGAAGGCTTTCGAAGCATGACCCTGGGACGTACCCTGTGGCTCATTATACTTGTGAAACTCTTTATCATGTTCTTCATTCTCCGCCTGTTTTTCTTCCCCAACTTTCTGAGCAGCCAGCCCACCGATAAGGACAAGGGAGAATACGTTGCGGGCGAACTTATAGAACGCGGGCAATAG
- a CDS encoding cytochrome ubiquinol oxidase subunit I has product MIESIDTSLIDWSRAQFALTAMYHWIFVPLTLGLAVVMAIMETLYYKTGNEFWKRTAKFWMKLFGINFAVGVATGLILEFEFGTNWSNYSWFVGDIFGAPLAIEGILAFFMEATFIAVMFFGWDKVSKRFHLISTWLTGLGATISAWWILVANAWMQHPVGMQFNPDTVRNEMVDFMAVAFSPVAVNKFFHTVLSSWVLGAVFVIGISCWFLLKKRDKEFAVASIKIGAVFGLVASLLTVWTGDGSGYAIAQTQPMKLAAVEGYYEGQNGAGLVAVGLLNPEKKTYDDGQDPFLFRIEIPKMLSLLAERKVDAFVPGIKNIIEGGYELKDGTKALSAAEKIEKGKKAIAALATYRTAKKEGDEAAAKEAYTTLQENVPYFGYGYIKDVNQLVPNVPLNFYAFRVMVILGGYFILFFILVLFFAYKKDLSKIRWMQYVALWTIPLAYIAGQAGWVVAECGRQPWAIRDMLPTSVSISKLDVGSVQTTFFIFLVLFTVMLIAEIGIMVREIKKGPTVNH; this is encoded by the coding sequence ATGATTGAAAGTATTGACACTTCACTGATTGACTGGTCGAGAGCCCAATTTGCTCTGACAGCCATGTATCACTGGATCTTCGTGCCTCTCACGCTTGGTTTGGCGGTTGTTATGGCCATTATGGAGACCCTTTATTATAAAACAGGCAATGAATTCTGGAAACGAACGGCTAAATTCTGGATGAAACTTTTCGGTATCAATTTTGCCGTGGGAGTGGCCACCGGGCTGATCCTGGAGTTTGAGTTCGGAACCAATTGGAGTAACTATTCCTGGTTTGTAGGCGATATTTTCGGTGCACCTCTTGCAATTGAAGGTATTTTGGCTTTCTTTATGGAGGCCACGTTTATTGCTGTCATGTTCTTTGGATGGGACAAGGTGAGCAAGAGATTCCACCTCATTTCAACCTGGCTCACGGGCTTGGGAGCTACGATTTCTGCTTGGTGGATTCTGGTTGCCAATGCGTGGATGCAGCATCCGGTAGGCATGCAGTTCAATCCTGACACCGTACGCAACGAGATGGTCGACTTTATGGCTGTTGCGTTTTCGCCGGTGGCTGTTAATAAGTTCTTTCATACGGTACTTTCAAGTTGGGTGCTCGGAGCTGTTTTTGTGATTGGCATCAGTTGCTGGTTCCTGCTGAAGAAGCGTGATAAGGAATTTGCGGTGGCGAGCATCAAGATAGGTGCAGTCTTCGGGCTGGTGGCTTCTTTGCTGACGGTGTGGACCGGTGATGGTTCCGGTTATGCCATCGCACAGACACAGCCGATGAAACTGGCTGCTGTGGAGGGCTATTACGAAGGACAAAATGGTGCCGGACTGGTGGCTGTCGGACTTTTGAACCCGGAGAAGAAAACCTATGATGACGGTCAGGACCCGTTCCTCTTCCGTATCGAGATTCCGAAAATGCTTTCGCTGCTGGCCGAACGTAAGGTGGATGCCTTTGTGCCGGGTATAAAAAATATTATTGAGGGAGGATATGAACTGAAAGACGGTACAAAAGCTCTTTCGGCTGCCGAGAAGATAGAAAAAGGCAAGAAAGCGATTGCTGCCCTGGCCACTTATCGTACGGCTAAAAAAGAAGGTGATGAAGCTGCCGCCAAGGAGGCTTATACCACTTTGCAGGAAAATGTGCCTTATTTTGGTTATGGCTATATTAAAGATGTAAATCAGTTGGTACCTAATGTACCGCTTAACTTTTACGCTTTTCGCGTGATGGTGATCCTGGGCGGATATTTCATTCTGTTTTTCATCCTGGTGCTTTTCTTTGCCTATAAGAAAGATTTGTCGAAGATAAGATGGATGCAGTACGTTGCTCTGTGGACCATTCCGTTGGCTTATATTGCCGGACAAGCCGGTTGGGTGGTGGCCGAATGTGGTCGTCAGCCGTGGGCGATACGGGATATGCTTCCTACGTCTGTGTCTATCTCTAAGCTCGATGTGGGCTCTGTGCAGACCACTTTCTTTATTTTCCTCGTTTTGTTTACCGTGATGTTGATTGCTGAAATTGGCATTATGGTCCGTGAGATCAAGAAAGGACCGACGGTTAATCATTAG
- the cydB gene encoding cytochrome d ubiquinol oxidase subunit II, whose amino-acid sequence MGTYIFLQQYWWLVVSLLGAILVFLLFVQGGNSLLFCLGKTEEHRKMMVNSTGRKWEFTFTTLVTFGGAFFASFPLFYSTSFGGAYWLWMIILFSFVLQAVSYEFQSKAGNLLGKKTYQTFLVINGVVGPLLLGGAVATFFTGSDFYINKGNMVNEVMPVISHWGNGWHGLDALTNIWNVILGLAVFFLARVLGALYFINNIADKELVAKCRRSLIANTVLFLVFFLAFVIRTLLADGYAVNPETKEIYMEPYKYFNNFIEMPVVLIVFLVGVVLVLFGIGKTLLKKTFDKGIWFVGIGTVLTVLALLLTAGYNNTAYYPSNTDIQSSLTLANSCSSQFTLKTMAYVSILVPFVIAYIFYAWRSIDNRKIDAKEMDEGGHAY is encoded by the coding sequence ATGGGTACATACATTTTTCTACAACAATATTGGTGGCTGGTAGTCTCACTACTCGGGGCCATACTCGTATTTTTACTGTTTGTGCAGGGTGGCAACTCTCTGCTGTTTTGTTTGGGCAAAACCGAAGAGCATCGTAAGATGATGGTAAACTCTACCGGACGCAAATGGGAATTTACATTTACCACGCTGGTCACTTTCGGTGGCGCTTTCTTTGCTTCGTTTCCTCTGTTTTATAGTACCAGTTTCGGGGGGGCCTACTGGCTGTGGATGATTATTCTTTTCAGTTTTGTGTTGCAAGCTGTCAGTTATGAATTTCAGAGTAAAGCGGGCAACTTGTTGGGAAAGAAGACCTACCAGACTTTTCTGGTGATTAACGGTGTGGTGGGACCCTTGCTCTTGGGAGGCGCTGTGGCCACTTTCTTTACCGGTTCGGATTTCTATATCAATAAGGGGAATATGGTGAACGAAGTGATGCCTGTGATCAGTCATTGGGGCAACGGTTGGCACGGACTGGATGCGCTGACCAATATCTGGAATGTGATTCTGGGATTGGCCGTGTTCTTCCTGGCGCGTGTTTTGGGAGCTCTTTACTTTATCAATAATATCGCTGATAAAGAGTTGGTCGCCAAATGTCGTCGTTCGTTGATAGCCAATACGGTCCTGTTCCTGGTGTTCTTCCTGGCATTCGTGATTCGCACTTTGCTGGCCGATGGATATGCTGTCAATCCGGAAACAAAAGAGATCTACATGGAGCCTTATAAATACTTCAATAATTTTATTGAAATGCCGGTGGTGCTTATCGTGTTCCTTGTGGGAGTCGTGCTGGTGTTGTTTGGCATTGGCAAAACCCTGCTGAAAAAAACGTTTGATAAAGGAATCTGGTTTGTGGGTATCGGTACGGTGCTGACTGTTCTGGCACTGCTGCTGACAGCCGGATATAACAATACGGCTTATTATCCGTCGAATACGGACATACAAAGTTCGCTGACCCTTGCCAATAGTTGTTCCAGCCAGTTCACGCTCAAGACCATGGCCTATGTTTCTATCCTCGTTCCGTTTGTCATCGCCTACATTTTCTATGCTTGGCGCAGCATCGACAACCGGAAGATCGATGCCAAGGAAATGGACGAAGGCGGACATGCTTATTGA
- a CDS encoding STM4015 family protein: MKRVFVFQDFKSQKFWSIDVRGTDVIVNYGKLGTDGQTQVKNFSSAGEAEKAAGKLIAEKTKKGYVETLEEVAKEMKVEAKKYALSYDEAEEGVNLMDKILKDKKLPSLKQITIGCWGYEGEDCSDIADGIVENKEKFAHFEGLFWGDIDFEEQEISWIEQVDLSPVLDAMPLLNNLKIKGTNNLSIGKKPRPNLKSLEIISGGLPDSVVEDILGSDLPNLEKLVLYVGVEDYGFDGDMNVFRPLFSKDRFPNLKWLGIVDAEEQNVVVEMFLESDILPQLETMDISAGVLTDEGARLLLDHVDKIKHLKFINMKYNYLSDEMKKELQKSLPMKIDVSDSQEYDDDYSYPMITE, from the coding sequence ATGAAACGAGTATTTGTATTTCAGGACTTTAAGTCCCAGAAATTTTGGAGCATCGATGTCCGGGGCACTGACGTAATAGTGAATTACGGTAAGTTGGGGACGGATGGACAAACACAGGTGAAGAATTTTTCGTCGGCAGGGGAAGCCGAAAAAGCTGCCGGTAAGCTGATAGCGGAAAAAACGAAAAAAGGATATGTGGAGACCTTGGAAGAGGTTGCCAAAGAAATGAAAGTGGAAGCCAAAAAGTATGCGTTGAGCTATGACGAAGCGGAAGAGGGCGTAAACTTGATGGACAAGATATTGAAAGACAAAAAACTGCCGTCACTCAAGCAGATCACGATAGGCTGCTGGGGATATGAAGGGGAAGACTGCTCGGACATTGCCGATGGCATTGTGGAGAATAAAGAGAAGTTCGCCCATTTCGAAGGTCTGTTTTGGGGGGATATAGATTTTGAGGAACAGGAGATTTCCTGGATTGAGCAAGTCGATTTGAGCCCGGTGCTGGATGCGATGCCTCTGCTGAATAACCTTAAAATCAAAGGAACGAATAATCTGAGCATTGGTAAGAAACCGCGTCCGAACTTGAAGTCACTTGAAATTATCAGTGGCGGCCTGCCCGATTCGGTGGTGGAAGATATCCTGGGTTCCGATCTGCCGAATCTTGAAAAGCTGGTTCTCTATGTAGGAGTGGAGGATTATGGGTTTGATGGCGATATGAATGTATTCAGACCTCTGTTCTCTAAAGACCGTTTCCCTAACCTGAAATGGCTGGGCATTGTCGATGCCGAAGAGCAGAATGTGGTTGTAGAGATGTTTCTTGAATCGGATATCCTGCCGCAACTGGAAACAATGGATATTTCCGCCGGTGTGTTGACGGATGAAGGGGCACGGCTATTGCTGGATCATGTGGATAAAATCAAGCATCTGAAGTTTATCAATATGAAATACAATTATCTGAGCGACGAGATGAAGAAAGAGTTGCAGAAATCGCTGCCCATGAAGATAGATGTTTCCGACTCACAGGAATACGATGACGATTACAGTTACCCGATGATTACGGAGTGA
- a CDS encoding STM4014 family protein, with product MRILVASNSTSKRTDYFIKAGRSLGADTCFVTYDELSAVLPDCRDTVVKLEPPVFREADFRKYNLLCEEYRSLLSRLADTDKSESVHFLNEPAAILCALDKVYTQRKLTGAGLKTTPLLSDALSTFDDLAAILCRQKRGGFLKPRYGSGAGGIMAVRYNHRRDEWVAYTTMSWEGGRVCNAKRICRLTNRKEIATLAEEVIRCGAVLEEWMAKEKLEGENYDLRVVCRGDEVDYVVVRCSDGAITNLHLNNKARLFEELSLAPSVREELFCRSITAMKALGLRYAGIDVLIARNTDTPYIIEVNGQGDHIYQDMFTENKIYANQIKTIESLFNGNR from the coding sequence ATGAGAATACTTGTTGCCAGTAACTCGACTTCCAAGCGTACGGACTATTTTATCAAAGCGGGTAGAAGCCTTGGGGCGGACACCTGCTTTGTCACTTATGACGAGTTGTCGGCCGTTCTTCCCGATTGTCGCGATACGGTTGTAAAGCTGGAGCCTCCGGTGTTTCGGGAGGCGGACTTTCGGAAATACAATTTGCTCTGCGAGGAGTATAGAAGTCTGTTGTCCCGACTGGCCGATACGGATAAGTCGGAAAGTGTACACTTTCTGAATGAACCGGCTGCAATTCTTTGTGCACTCGATAAAGTGTATACTCAGCGGAAACTGACCGGGGCCGGCCTGAAAACAACTCCGTTGCTTTCGGATGCGCTTAGCACATTTGATGATTTGGCCGCCATACTTTGCCGGCAGAAGAGGGGAGGATTTCTGAAGCCCCGTTATGGTTCCGGGGCCGGTGGGATTATGGCTGTCAGGTATAATCATCGCCGGGATGAATGGGTGGCTTATACGACGATGTCCTGGGAAGGAGGGCGCGTTTGTAATGCGAAACGTATCTGCAGGCTGACGAACCGGAAAGAGATTGCCACATTGGCGGAAGAGGTCATACGGTGTGGGGCTGTCCTTGAAGAATGGATGGCAAAGGAAAAGCTGGAAGGTGAGAATTATGACTTGCGTGTTGTCTGCAGGGGGGATGAAGTCGATTATGTAGTGGTGCGTTGCAGTGACGGTGCCATAACTAATCTTCACCTGAACAATAAAGCGAGGCTGTTCGAAGAACTTTCGTTGGCTCCTTCCGTTCGTGAAGAGCTTTTCTGCCGGAGCATCACTGCCATGAAGGCCTTGGGGCTGCGATATGCGGGCATAGACGTGTTGATAGCCCGGAATACGGACACACCTTATATTATAGAGGTCAATGGGCAGGGAGACCATATCTATCAGGATATGTTTACGGAAAATAAGATATATGCCAATCAGATAAAAACGATAGAATCACTTTTCAATGGAAATAGATGA
- a CDS encoding STM4013/SEN3800 family hydrolase, whose protein sequence is MEIDELPSGTQDQKPDIDMNEIVGTHDILMLCFDTLRYDVSVAEEASGGTPVLNSCGNGWEKRHAPGNFTYPSHFAIFAGFLPSPAEPHMLRNRKWLFFPFQAGTGRIPPEGSYAFKEATFVQSLAQVGYETICIGGVNFFSKRNDIGRVFPGYFNKSYWLPTFGCTDKNSAANQVDFAVDKLEKYPADRKVFMYINFSAIHYPNCHYVEGKKKDDKESHAAALRYVDSQLPRLFEAFRRRSDTLVIALSDHGTCYGEDGYEYHCISHEKVYTVPYKHFILRK, encoded by the coding sequence ATGGAAATAGATGAATTACCCTCCGGCACGCAGGATCAGAAGCCGGACATAGATATGAATGAAATTGTGGGTACGCATGATATACTGATGCTCTGTTTCGATACTTTGCGTTATGACGTCAGCGTGGCCGAAGAAGCCTCCGGGGGGACTCCTGTACTGAATAGCTGTGGCAACGGTTGGGAGAAACGGCATGCTCCCGGTAATTTCACTTATCCGTCTCACTTCGCTATTTTCGCAGGATTCTTGCCGTCACCCGCCGAGCCGCATATGTTGCGTAACCGAAAGTGGCTCTTTTTTCCCTTTCAGGCCGGTACGGGACGTATACCTCCCGAAGGCAGCTATGCTTTCAAAGAGGCTACGTTCGTACAGAGTCTGGCTCAGGTAGGTTATGAAACAATCTGCATCGGAGGAGTCAACTTTTTCAGTAAGCGGAATGATATAGGAAGGGTATTTCCCGGCTATTTCAATAAGAGTTATTGGTTGCCGACTTTCGGTTGCACGGATAAGAACAGTGCTGCCAATCAGGTGGACTTTGCCGTCGACAAACTGGAAAAGTATCCGGCGGACCGGAAAGTATTTATGTATATCAATTTTTCGGCGATTCATTATCCGAACTGCCACTACGTGGAGGGAAAAAAGAAAGACGATAAAGAGTCGCATGCGGCAGCCCTACGGTATGTCGACAGTCAGCTGCCCCGCCTGTTCGAGGCTTTCAGGAGGCGCTCGGACACGTTGGTCATTGCCCTGTCCGATCACGGGACCTGTTACGGTGAAGATGGTTACGAGTATCATTGCATTTCTCACGAAAAAGTATATACGGTGCCTTATAAACACTTTATTCTCAGAAAATGA